A genomic segment from Mesotoga sp. BH458_6_3_2_1 encodes:
- a CDS encoding HEPN domain-containing protein, which translates to MPNRSLDWFRQAKRDLEHARESAVNGKHEWACFAAQQAAEKAVKALHLSLGQEAWGNMVSRLIQELPVEVNLPDGLLDKARILDNTYIPARYPNGHPEGSPFEYFGSKQSKEAIAYAGEIVEFVNNEMAK; encoded by the coding sequence ATGCCTAATAGGTCGCTGGATTGGTTTCGTCAAGCAAAAAGAGATCTTGAACATGCTCGAGAGTCTGCTGTTAATGGAAAACACGAATGGGCATGTTTTGCGGCACAGCAGGCAGCTGAAAAGGCAGTAAAGGCTCTCCATCTTTCCTTGGGACAGGAAGCGTGGGGAAACATGGTAAGCAGACTGATTCAAGAACTCCCTGTGGAAGTTAACCTCCCCGATGGGTTATTGGATAAGGCGAGAATTCTTGACAATACATACATACCTGCGAGATATCCAAATGGTCATCCCGAAGGCTCTCCTTTTGAGTATTTCGGAAGCAAGCAAAGTAAGGAGGCTATTGCATATGCCGGTGAGATTGTTGAATTCGTCAATAATGAAATGGCCAAGTAA